CCGGAACGCCGAGAACGGCGCCACCACCAGCAGCGGGAACGACAGGATCCATGCGTACCACAAGAACAGCTGCCCGCCGAAGGCGCCGTAGTACGCCGCCGGCCCGATCACCGCCAGCCCGCCCATGGTCACCACCCAACAGCCCGCCAGCAGCAGCAGGTACCAGAGGACGAACTGCTGGCTCTTGAGCGCTTGGCGGGTCTCTTTGACCAGGATCGGGTTGATGTAGTCGCTGAGCGTCTCGAGCCGCTGGTCGACCCAGGCCAGTGCGGCGGCGACCCGCGACGGCGACGACTCGTCGGCCGGCTCCGTGTCCGAGATGGGAGGGGCGCTGACGCTCATTGCACACGGCCCTCAGTGACGTGCAAGAACAGGTCCTCGAGCGAGGTCTCCTGCGAGCGGAACTCCGCCACACGGATGCCGTATTCGACCATCGCCGCCAGCAGATCGGCCCGCGCGGCGTCGTCGCCTGCGTGCCGCAGGGTGAACCGCTGCTCCACCTGCTCGATGTGCTCCACGTCCTTGCGGTCGCGGAGCCAGGCTTCGGCCGCCTGCGGATCGGACAGGATCTTCAGCGTGATCATCGAGTGCGGCCGCGCCTGACGGCTGATCTCTTCGACCGACCCTACCGCCAGCAGCTGGCCCTGCTCCAGGATGCCGATCTTGTGGCAGATGGCCGCCAGCTCGGTCAGGATGTGCGAGCTGATCAGCACGGCCTTGCCGAGCTGCGCTAGCCGGCTGATCATCTCACGCAGCTCGATCCGCGCGCGCGGGTCGAGTCCGGCGGCGGGCTCGTCGAGCACCATCACCGCCGGGTCGTGGATCATGGTGCGGCCCAGCGCCAGCCGCTGCTTCATACCCTTAGAGAGCCCGTCCATGGGCTTGTAGGCGAGCTTGTCCAAGCCGGTGAAGTCCATCGCGTACGCCAGCGCGCGGCGACGGTCGTCGCCCCGCAGCCCGTAGCTGCGGGCGAAGAAGTCGAGGTACTCCTTCACGTTGACGTCGCGGTACGCGCCGTAGTAGTCCGGCATGAAGCCGAGCCGCCGCCGCACGCGGTCCGGGTCCTCGGTGACCGACAGGCCATCGACGTAGGCGTCGCCGGCGGTGGGCTCGTCCAGGGTGGCGAGGATGCGCATGCTGGTCGTCTTGCCGGCGCCGTTCGGTCCGATGTAACCGAACACCTCACCCGGGCCGACCTCGAACGACACGCCGCGCACCGCGTGGGTGTCGCCGAACACGCGGTGCAGGCCTCGCAGCTCGATCAGGGGGCGGTCGGCGGTCACGGCGAGTCCTCCCCCCACACTCCTAGAGTGACGTGGAAGCTGCCGAGCTCGCGGGCGTCGGCGCTCCCCAGCGGAGCGGCGACCGTGCTGTCTGTAATCGCGATGTACGTGCCTGGCCGCAGCGGCGTGGTGAGGCCGTCGCTGCGCCCCTCGATCTGGATGAGTAGCCGTTCCAGCTGGCCGTCCTCCAGCGACGCGCCGCCCCCGCGGCCGTACCGGTTGCGAGACCGGCGCCGCGCGAACGGGTTGATCGACGTGCGGTGGGTCGAGCCGTCGATCCCCGGCGGGAAAGCCGGAGCGGCGTCAAGGAACGCCCTGCGGGCGGCGGCCACGATGCCCGCCCGGTCGTCTGTGTTGAGCGGAAGCGTTTCGCCGTTCGGCACGCCTCGCACCGACCACCAATTGGCGTCGCGGTCGAGGACAAACAGCCGGTCGATCGTGGCGCCGAGTTCGTTGGTCACCGTCGGCTTGTCGTCCGTCCCCCCCAGCCGGAGGCCGGCGTTGGTCTTGCGGCTGTCGAGCGCTAGCAGCTGCGAGGTCTGCCGCGACGACAGCCAGCCGCGGCTGTAGCGTTCGGCGTCCTCCTCCACGATCATCTCACGCATGTACGGCTTGGCGTCGCTGAAGGCCGAGGCCTGCCAGCTCGCCATGATTGGATAAACCGACGATCCTTCTGGGAAGACCAGCCCGTCGGCTGGGGCCAGTCCCGCGTAGTAGGACTGCCGCGACCAGCTGACCGCCTCGCCCCGCTGCTGGTCGAGCAGCGTCAGGCTGCGCACACGCACCCTCAGCCCGACCCCGTCCGAGAACGTCGCGTAGGCGAACAGGCAGAGCGTGAACACCGCCGCCGCCAGCGGTGCGGTGAGCGCCATGAGCTGCGTGCGGTGGTAGGCCCTGAGCACGAAGAAGCTGGCCGGCCCCACCAGCAGCACGAACAGTGTGACCAGCAGCCGGAACGCGTCGACCGGGGCGGCGCCGACCCCGGGCACGAGCCAGTTGGAGAATTCGTCGTTGCCCCGGTCGGGGGCCAGCCCGTGGCGCTGGGTCCAGTCCCAGCCAGCGAGGTAGCTGACCACCGCCCGCTGCAGCCAGCGGTCGCTGTATGTTGAGAAGCGATCGGCTAGCCCTCCCCCGGAACGCTCGTCCGGGATCTGCTCGATCGCCTCCGGGAAGACGGTCACCATGCCGAACCCCACCGGCCGCTCCAGGAACCAACCCTCCATCGCGGAGCGGACCCGCCGCCCGCCGCCGGACCGATCGGTGGTGTTGCTGTCGTCCTCGTCGTCGTCCGCGCCCGGCAGCAGCACCTCGGCCCAGCGCCACGCCGGCGAGTCTGGGAACGGGGGCGGCGTCACCTCCACCGGCGGCTCGTCGTCTTCCTTGTCGGGGGGCGCCTCGGGCTGCTGGTCGCGGGCCAGTTGGCGGTCGAAGACCCGGGAGTTCGGGCCGAGGAACTCGTCTACTTTGTCTAGTTTGCGGAAGTCATCGCCCGCGTTCTCGATCAGCAGCTGCCCGCCCAGCGACACCCACCTCCGCAGAGCCGCAACGCCTTCCGGATTCTTGGAAGCCTGCGCCTGCAGCTCGTCGGCCGACAGCTGCACCGCGTGGTAGGACTCAATGCCACGCCAATCCGAAGGCAGCGGGGCGTAGCTCATCTCGATCACGCCGTTCAGCGTCCCCCGCGGCGAACCAAACGCGAGCAGTCTGCCGAGCGTGGGCGAGCCAATCGCCTGCTGGGGTCCCGGCGCCAGGATGCTCACCGGCCCCTGAGCGCCGCCGCTCTGTAGGGCCGCGCCCCCGGACAGATCGGGGTCGAGCCGCCCGTCCACCCAGACCTGCCAACGCACCATCCCCCAGCTGTGCAGCTTCGGGACCAGCATCTCGATCGAGAGCTGCGCGGCGCCGGCGGGCAGTTCGGCGTCGCGTTCGTAGGCCAGGTCGTACCGATCGGGCGTGCCGTCGAAGCCGCGGTCGGCGTAGAACCGAACCGTAATTTGGCGGTCGCTGGCGGTCGGCTTCACGGCGTTGATGTCGACTTCGACGGGCTGACGCCCGAAGAGCTGGAGCGGATCGAAGCTGACCGTGACGCGCAGGTCGTTCGCCGCCGATCCGGCGGACGTCTGAGCAGGCGTCGAGGCCGTGAACCGCCCTGCCTGCGCCCCAGCCACTGACGGCGTCAGCAGGGCGATCGCTAACCACAGTCGCCACTCGCGACGGGTTGTTCCGCGTCGGAGGTCGATCGAGCGTCCCTGGCGAATAGCGGTGTTCAATTCGGTTGCTGCGGCGTATCGGCTGAGGGCTGCTTGGGGGTCAACACGAGGGAAGTGGCCCGGATCACCCAATACCAGAAAACGTACGGCAGAAACGCCGCAGGCAGGCACGCCACCGCGATCACAATGCCAACCGCCCAGATCTGTCCCTGCACCGCTTGGGCGAGGATGAGCGACAAGCCGGCGCCCAAAGTCAAGATAAGCAGCGCCGCGCGGATAGAGAACCGAAACGTCATGGCCTGATTCTTACAGATGCTGGCGTCAGGGCAAGCTCGGGCCCGGCGCAAAAAAAGGCCGGCCGACGAGAAACTCGCGTCGGCCGGCCAGAGTTATTGGCGCAGGGGACGTAGGGCAGCTGCTACTGCCACCACCAGGCGCCGCCCGCCTTGGCCATAGCCTGATCGCGGGCGGGGGTAAGCCTATCGGTCTGCTGCAGGTTCTCCGCCACGCGCCAGGGGCTCAGCTGAACGCCGCCAGAGGCCGTGACGATCCGCTTGCCACGCTTGTTCAGGAAGCTGGCCTGCGAGGCGACTTCGCGCGGCGCCGGGTACTCCTGCAGCTCGTAGGTCGTCATCAGCGCGGGCATGCTGAGGCCGACGTGCTCCAGCAGGCCCTCTTTCTCCAGCAACGCCGCTACGACAGACAGGTCCATCACGTTGCGAAGCTGGCCGAAGGCCGAATCCTCGTTAGCGAGCTCGTCAAACCGCTGGGTCAGCAGGTCGGCCCACTTCTGGGCGCCCCGGCTCGCCTTGCCGCTGCGGGTGCGGCGCCCCTGAGCGTCGACGAAGTCGGTCTCGGTCATGCACTTCACGCCCTGCCCACGAAGCTGCCAAGCCAGGCCCTTCGGGTCTTGCAGGACGGGCTCGTAGTTGGCGGCCAGCCACCAGCGCGGGAACGCGTCGGTGTTGGTCCCGGCGATGTGCAGGTAGCTCGGCATGCCGTCGATTGGCGCCGGCTCGAAGTTCATCGCCAATCGCTTCATGCGGAAGTCGGCCGCGACAATGGTGCGGGCAAAGTGGCTGGTGGCGGGGACGCCGGTCACCGTGATCACCTGCGGGCCGAGCGCCTCTTCCATGGCGCGGCCGGCGGCGGTTGACGACGTGGCGGCGCTGAACCGGGCGGCAACCTGCTGCGAGCGACGCAGGCCTTCTTCGGTTGGGTCGATCGAGCAGCTGATCACCGGGCCGCCACTCACGCGGTTGGCCCGCAGCGCGGTCACCAGGTCTTCCAGCATCAGCACCGGGCGGTTGGTCGTGGCGCCCACGGCGTTGCCCAGGCGGTCGACCTTCCAGCCCTCGGCCGGCCCGGCCAGCACGACATCGCCCTGCTCGGGGTAGACAAACACGTACTCGACACGCAGCATACCGGCCAGGAACGCGACCTCTTCGGGGATCGCCTCGCCGGTAGCAAACGCCTTGGCGACCTGCTGCTCAAGCCGCTTGAGCGACACGTACCGCATATCGGTGTAGGCCTGCAGGTCAGCCGGCACGGGCTTCAGGCCCTTCTGCCAGGCCTTCATCAGCTGTTCGTTCTCGCCAACTTCGGGCGCGGTCAGCACGCCCTGCGCGTCGATGCTGACGCCGCCCACGGCGCCGCCGCGGAAGAACTGCGCTTGGCTGGGCGCACAGGACAGGGCCACGAGCCCGAGCACGGCGAACGTGACGATTGATTGGGCGCTGAAACACCGACGCATCGGACGCATCCTCCGAGAATTATGAGACCCCGCCAGAGCAGCCTCTTCGCGTAAAGGCGGGCGATTTGTTCCGCAAGCCTCCAGAATAGTTGCTAAGTCTAGGGCTATCAAACGCTTTGGTTCAAATGCCCGCAATCAACTGACGAGCGTGGGTGGCGAATCTCAGGGCCGTGCAGTCGTATAGTCGTTTATCCAGGAAGAGCGGGAATCCCCGGGCCATTGGGCACCCCCACATCTCCGTAAGTGTCTGTGAAATCACAATTTCGGACAACGCGTGCTTGAAATATCGAAGGGTCGATCGTACCTTGGAAGACAGGCAAGTGTTGCGTTTTGCTACACCGCGTGCCCCCGCTCTCACCCCACCGCGTCCATGAGCCTTACGGCGTACCTGGTAATCCGCGAAGGGTCCAAATGGACCGATGTCTTCCGCCTGGTTGAGGGCGAGAGTGTGACCGTGGGCCGCGCGCCGACCAACGTAATCTGCATCAAAGACGAGCGTTGCAGCCGCGTCCACAGCGAGGTTTTCCTGTCCCAGGGCCACTGGACGCTGCGGGATCTGGACAGCCGGAACGGCACCTACGTCAACGGAGACCGAGTCAGCGAGGACCGCGTGCTCGAGCCCGGCGACATTGTGCGGATCGGCAGCTCGCACCTGGCGTTCGTGGACAACCTGTCCCAGGCGTTTCCCGACTCGGGCAGCGTGCTCCGCTCGGCCCGTTCGGTAGAGTCCGACTCGCCGCACCACACCCTCGAGTACGACGACGAGGAAAGCGTGCTGCTGGACGGCGCCGAGCCGACCCAGATCACGCACCGGCGTGAGCAGAGCCGGTACCTCGACCCGTCGTCCATCGACAACGACGCGCCCATCCCCAAGGTCGGCCGTGCGGCCGCCGCGCTGTGCCGCGTCGCGTTCACCCTGGCCAAGGCGACCGACCTGGTGTCGCTCTCCAACAGCGCGCTCGACGGGCTGTTCGAGAGCGTCGCGGTGGACGCCGGGGCCGTGCTGCTGCGATCGGGCGCCGCCATCGGCAGCGAGTTGGGCGACAAGCTCGAGGTAATCACCTCGCGAACCGAGACCACCCACCGCTACCAGCGGGTGTCATCATTCCTCAGCGGTACCGTGCTCCGCGAGGGGCAGGGCGTGCTGGCCCGCAACGTGATGGACGACAGCCAGCTCGGCGCACGCGACTCCAGCGGCGACATCCTCGCGACCGGCGTGCTGTGCGCCCCGATCCGGTGGCAGGGCGAAGTGCTGGGACTCGTGCACTTGTATACAACGGACTCGTCCAAGCCGATCGACCCGGACGACCTAGAGTTCTCGCTCGCGGTGGCAGACACCATCGCCGTAGCATTGCAGAACCTCAACCAGCGGCAGGTCCTCTCGGAGAACCTGAACCAGGTGAAGGACGAGAACGTCCAGCTCCGCGAGCAGCTCG
This genomic interval from Posidoniimonas corsicana contains the following:
- a CDS encoding ABC transporter ATP-binding protein, producing MTADRPLIELRGLHRVFGDTHAVRGVSFEVGPGEVFGYIGPNGAGKTTSMRILATLDEPTAGDAYVDGLSVTEDPDRVRRRLGFMPDYYGAYRDVNVKEYLDFFARSYGLRGDDRRRALAYAMDFTGLDKLAYKPMDGLSKGMKQRLALGRTMIHDPAVMVLDEPAAGLDPRARIELREMISRLAQLGKAVLISSHILTELAAICHKIGILEQGQLLAVGSVEEISRQARPHSMITLKILSDPQAAEAWLRDRKDVEHIEQVEQRFTLRHAGDDAARADLLAAMVEYGIRVAEFRSQETSLEDLFLHVTEGRVQ
- a CDS encoding DUF1598 domain-containing protein, encoding MRRCFSAQSIVTFAVLGLVALSCAPSQAQFFRGGAVGGVSIDAQGVLTAPEVGENEQLMKAWQKGLKPVPADLQAYTDMRYVSLKRLEQQVAKAFATGEAIPEEVAFLAGMLRVEYVFVYPEQGDVVLAGPAEGWKVDRLGNAVGATTNRPVLMLEDLVTALRANRVSGGPVISCSIDPTEEGLRRSQQVAARFSAATSSTAAGRAMEEALGPQVITVTGVPATSHFARTIVAADFRMKRLAMNFEPAPIDGMPSYLHIAGTNTDAFPRWWLAANYEPVLQDPKGLAWQLRGQGVKCMTETDFVDAQGRRTRSGKASRGAQKWADLLTQRFDELANEDSAFGQLRNVMDLSVVAALLEKEGLLEHVGLSMPALMTTYELQEYPAPREVASQASFLNKRGKRIVTASGGVQLSPWRVAENLQQTDRLTPARDQAMAKAGGAWWWQ
- a CDS encoding sigma 54-interacting transcriptional regulator, producing the protein MSLTAYLVIREGSKWTDVFRLVEGESVTVGRAPTNVICIKDERCSRVHSEVFLSQGHWTLRDLDSRNGTYVNGDRVSEDRVLEPGDIVRIGSSHLAFVDNLSQAFPDSGSVLRSARSVESDSPHHTLEYDDEESVLLDGAEPTQITHRREQSRYLDPSSIDNDAPIPKVGRAAAALCRVAFTLAKATDLVSLSNSALDGLFESVAVDAGAVLLRSGAAIGSELGDKLEVITSRTETTHRYQRVSSFLSGTVLREGQGVLARNVMDDSQLGARDSSGDILATGVLCAPIRWQGEVLGLVHLYTTDSSKPIDPDDLEFSLAVADTIAVALQNLNQRQVLSENLNQVKDENVQLREQLGVQSEIIGRSEAIEKVNQEVARAAPSRATVLIRGESGVGKELVARAVHFSSARRKGPFVCLNCAALSETLLESELFGHEKGAFTGATDRKKGKFEAADTGTLMLDEIGEMSPTIQAKFLRVLEGHPFERVGGSEAIKVDVRVIAATNRDLEHEVAEGNFRRDLYFRLHVLEIIVPGLRKRPEDIPLLAEHFLRWFNADTGRRIKGFTPKAMEEMLRYRWPGNVREMKNVIERAVVLTRGEFIDATDLVLSTLKTAGDTEVGASSNDGRREFEPTSLADMEKDHILATLIATGWNKSKTAGILGIERSTLDRKIKRYGLATNRVAAES